The window aggaaagagagatgatgaaaatgaaggacctttaatttaaacatacCTAATATTCAAGCCTCAAATACCAAAATGACTAATTTGAAAACACAGATTAAATGAAGAACATATTCATGATAGAAACTAAAagaccatatatatatatacattcttttttgtttaccaatttgagttttttatatttaaattaatacattttctattatttttatatgttatttatgtcaacaaaataatatcatgatttaacattttttataaaataaatattaatttaaatttaaatttgaatatcttGTTCActacttattttaattatattatgcaAAACCAAGATcaatgtatattatatatatatatatgtgcacATGTGTGTGGGaagtaaacaataaaatggacaaaaatgtaatatttttttaaaatacatgtTTTAGGTGTACATCCAAATGTTTCAAAATGCACTTCATCATTCAAGCATCTGAAAATCTTTAGATGTTAGAGTATCTTACAATATGACAAAACAAACACGGTAATCTAGATGACCACtccataaaaatttaaaataaactattgttaagaaaatcagaaaattgaaatgtaaCTTGATCAAACACTTTGACACAATTATGATTGTCATTGTCATGGTCAAAGATAAAACCAATCTCTTACAAATGCTCAAACTATTTAAAGGCAATGAAAAAATGTGTGTTATGATGGAccatgttaattttttttttttttttgttatgaaattGGAAATGATTCAAAACTATTGCATTGTTttaatagtaaattaaataacttcaTATTCACTTTAAAATGCATTTCAATTACTTCAATGCTTACAATTATTGAGATGAAAAGGATGGTTATGttcattaatataaaaaatggttttgatATATCTTTGTCACTCTTGTAAATGACTTGTAGGGACTAAATTTAAGTGATCAGAAATAtgatgtttcttgtttttttttatcaagcgACAGAGTAAATTCTTGCTTTCCAACTTGGCAGTAAGGCAAAAactatttgaaagaaaacatagtTGAAAGCAGAGATAGTAAATGAGGTTTTGGTCAAGGTTACGTTGTATGAAAATGGGGAAAGAGGAAGGTGAGTTAAGGAATGGGATATGGAGAAGATGataggtgtgtgtgtgtgtgggagGGAGATGTATGTGTAAATGCAGGTGAAATGGTTATGATCAGTTGTTGAGGTGGTGTAAATGCTTAGCCGTCGATGGGTTTATTGCCGTCGGGGAGTGGAACGGTCTCCTCTCTCTCATTGTCCAGATTCTAATCATCAACTTTAATCactctcaaaatttaaaggtacaatatattaatttgatttctacTAAAAGATAATGGTAAGTTGACTCTTCAGTTAATGTCTTTAATTCATTActtattttgatgttttccATTGATTTAATAGGAAAACAAGTAGAatgtttgattgaatttatcttcttaaaagaaatacattaaaataaatttaaatgaactTATCACATAATTTTAAACAGTATATGGttggggaattgacaaaaataggccaaaaatggggtagaaatagagttttaggattgattgtaaaaaagttgagatttaggataaattggaggtgaaatgacgaaaataccctcttttaatttcaattcacatttgctcttctcttcttttccaacccctctctctctctcttcaatgtCATTCacctgaagaaaaaaaacagaatttcGAAGGCAGCCTTTTCTCCTCTCCTCATAGATTAcgtaaagggaaaaaaaaaaaagaatcctTCTCTTGCAGTCTCATAGATTacgtaaagaaaaaagaagcatttCTCCTCCTTCTCATAGATTatgtaaaggaaaagaaaaaaagaaaaactcatttgcgattcttctcctctctcaaaAGTTTGTCAACTTTCCGCTTTACTCCGGTGTCGTTCATCATCTACTCCGGCGAACATCTCACGCattgtggtttgttttaatttttaaatccgAATCTGAATTgtgttgtgttatatgtatatatatttttgcatcttaaatgtataaatcaaatattatttttattgtttcaagttgatttaggGTTGATTTAAGGTTGCTTTATAGatgtttcaaatgatgttagcaatttatcattattattattttatctcgcaaacatctggtagacatctcgcaaacatctcgcagacatcttgcaggttcttaaattgaaatgtttaatctgaaatgaattgatttagggTGACTTTTagctattgttttttgtatctcGCAATATCCTAAACATTTTGTAGCTGTCAATATCGTAAACATGTAGGGTGTGACTATGCAcgttttatttagtatttacctactgttttttaataaactttgtttatgtgatatgtcaaatgctaacttcaaatcattttttgcaGCAATTGAAAAGTATAAGGTGGTTTAAGGATGTCACATATTCCCATGTTAGTGCGTTACGGTGGTATGTGGGATGAGAGGCGAAGAAAATACGAAGGAGGCATGTTAAAAGGCATCGTTGTCAGTaaagaaataacacataaagATTTACAGGCAGAATTATATGACCTTGCAGAAGTTGACCCTTCAAAGTTCGACGTAATGATAAGATGCATATATGAGATAAAAGTGGAACACGAAGCTCCTACATTTGAGTTAAGCAATGAccgtgatttgaagttttatcttcttagtGAAAATCCATTAAAGGTCCCTTTATACGTCTCATTTGAGCCTAAAAGtaatcaaagcaaaaaagtgTTAAGCAAAGATTACAATTCAGTATCTGGCAGCAACCAAGCTCATAACTTAAACCCTCATCCTCCAATTGTAATGGATACattaaatgagaatgaagTCATGTtcgtgaagttgaagttggctTGTGTGATAACGTGATAGGGACCACTTCGGCTATATGGGAATCATATGAGTCATATGATTCGAAAGATGAGACTTTTACATGGGAGCCAGTAGAGATGAATAGTGAATCATTTGACATCCCACAACATAGAGATGGTCCTACAAAAGattgcaaaggaaaatctaaagTTCGTTACAGCTCTTCTAGCCAAAAGTTGAAGACAGACATGAATGATTGGTCCGAAGAAAGCTCTACAAGTGAGGAGTTTGATGtaggacaaatatttttttccaaaaaagattTGTCAATGAGATTAAGTGTCTtggcaatgaaaaaaaattttcaGTTTGTAGTAAAAAAGTCTACAAAAGAGGTTCTCTTTGTTAGATGCATTGACAACAAGTGTGGTTGGAGACTGCGAGCGATGAGATTGaaggattcaaatatatttaagattaaaaagtatgtCAAAGTTCATTCGTGTtctcttgacgttttgaaTCGTGACCATAGGCAAGCAAAATCTTGGGTTGTTGGAGAATTAATAAAGTCAAAGTTCAAGGGAGTCGGTCGTCTATACAAACCACGTGATATCATAGAAGACATGAGGCAAGACTATGGCATAAATATGAGTTATGAAAAAGCATGGCGCGCTAGAGAAAATGCGTATGAACGAGTGCGCGGGTGTCCTGAAGAGTCATATAATCTATTGCTTAGATATGGTGAAGCTCTCAAACTTGCAAATGTAGGTACAATATTTCACATGGAACTTGAAGATAATCgtttcttcaaatatctttttatggcTGTTGGTCCATGTGTTCGAGGATTCTTAAACTGCATTAGACCGGTTATAGTCATGGATGGAACATTCCTTAAGAACAAATATCGGGGTCAGTTGATAGTTGCTGTTTGCTTGGAtggtaacaatcaaatttatcctCTTGCCTTTGGAGTGGACAGAGAAACAGATGCTTCAATACAGTGGTTCttagagaaattgaaaggtGCAATAGGAGAGGTGCCTAATCTAGGCTTCGTGACAGAtcgaaaaacatgtttttctaaGTGTATTGCATCGGTTTTTCCCTCCGCATTCCATGGACTTTGTGTCCAACACttgactcaaaatttgaatgataaatacAAGAATGACACTATAGCTACTTTGTTTTACAATGCATCTAGAACATATCGTGAATCAACGTTCTCAGAAGCGTGGAGAAGTATTCTTGCATTTCCTAATGATtcaggaaaatatttaaacgatgTTGGAATAACACGTTGGTCTCGTTTTCACTGTCCAGGAAGACGATATAATATGATGACAACAAATATAGCAGAGTCCATGAATTCTATACTGAAAGAACCTAGAGATTTGCCTATTGCTTCATTCCTTGAACATGTTCGAGCTTTGCTACAACGTTGGTTTTGGGAGCGTCGAGAAGAAGGCATTAAAGTGTTTCAATATAGTCGACAGCATTGATTTTAGGCTTCCACGTTCATTCTCGAGAACCGCTACTCGATATTTGAGTTTTCGAACAACTTCTTTCATCTTAGACTtccacttcttttttcttactctttttGCAGTCATTGTCATCATTACTAGCTTCTCCTGGTCGTTTTGAATCACCATTTTCTCAGAAACGGTGTTATATGGATGAGTTTTCTCAACAAGTTCCCCTGAAGACATTCTTAGATGCTCCTCCTCTTCAGGCATCATCTCAATTACCACGTTAATTAAGAACTACAAAGTGGAAATGTAGTTAGTTAGTCAAAACATAAAGGAACAAAGTCATGCATTCGGTAAGTTACTGTTTGTTGATACTTACCATTGGTGAGTCAAACACCTGCCTCTGTAGGACATGAGACTTCGGCGATAGTTCGCACACCCACCTCAGCATTCGTGGTATTGCATCGTTGCTTACTTTATGTACACCACATTCAGTGATGGTTGGTATAGACTCATATGCCCAAACCTATTCCATGTTCAACAAAACAAGTTTAGCAAGTGTCCcaagatatatgtatatataaatatgtgcaTAGGAAGTAAAGTAACATACCTGTAACGCCTGCGGAAATCCCATGACAGTATATTTTGTCTTAGTTGATTTATTCTTTCCCTTGGCATGTTGCATGTCCAAGGCTCGTTTTAAGGCAGAAAGTGTACGTCCAAAAACCAACCCTCCCCAATCGTAATTGTTAAATGTGGTCCAATCATCTGCAATCCTAAATAAAGTTCGGTCCACTTTCGTCCGCCTATCTTTTCCTAACAATGACATCTCTATAAAGTAAACTAGAGCTAATTTAACTATGTCATCGTCATCGTCATCCCCTCGTATTCCACAAATGTGTCCTCTAAGTCACTTATATAAATACACTTTTTTGTTCGAAGAACTTCTCCAACAACCTACTATTCCCAACCAA of the Cucumis sativus cultivar 9930 chromosome 3, Cucumber_9930_V3, whole genome shotgun sequence genome contains:
- the LOC116402454 gene encoding uncharacterized protein LOC116402454, which codes for MASTSTNGPMYKIDPAHHFQSIALQVWAYESIPTITECGVHKVSNDAIPRMLRWVCELSPKSHVLQRQVFDSPMFLINVVIEMMPEEEEHLRMSSGELVEKTHPYNTVSEKMVIQNDQEKLVMMTMTAKRRFSRMNVEA
- the LOC116402453 gene encoding uncharacterized protein LOC116402453, producing the protein MNSESFDIPQHRDGPTKDCKGKSKVRYSSSSQKLKTDMNDWSEESSTSEEFDVGQIFFSKKDLSMRLSVLAMKKNFQFVVKKSTKEVLFVRCIDNKCGWRLRAMRLKDSNIFKIKKYVKVHSCSLDVLNRDHRQAKSWVVGELIKSKFKGVGRLYKPRDIIEDMRQDYGINMSYEKAWRARENAYERVRGCPEESYNLLLRYGEALKLANVGTIFHMELEDNRFFKYLFMAVGPCVRGFLNCIRPVIVMDGTFLKNKYRGQLIVAVCLDGNNQIYPLAFGVDRETDASIQWFLEKLKGAIGEVPNLGFVTDRKTCFSKCIASVFPSAFHGLCVQHLTQNLNDKYKNDTIATLFYNASRTYRESTFSEAWRSILAFPNDSGKYLNDVGITRWSRFHCPGRRYNMMTTNIAESMNSILKEPRDLPIASFLEHVRALLQRWFWERREEGIKVFQYSRQH